CCACAGTTTTGCTTCAATGTCTCCCGAAGTATCACATAAAATCAGCGTCATGAAGGGTTTTCCATTACTCGCAACGCCCTTTGCAGCGTCTTTAATCAGGAGAAAATCATCAAATGATTCTCCTACTTGGTGATGGCCGATACCTTTTTTCATATGCCGTTCCTCCCCCTGAACATGCATGTCTATTTTTTTGGAATGTATTCGAATATCTTGCCTGATTCTATGACATGGATAAACTCCATAAGCCATTCATAATAGTTGCGGGCATATTCGAGACGTTCTATATCCTGGTCAATTTTAGATTGCAAACGTTCATCTCTCGTTTGTTCGCTGATTGTGCGAAGCTCTGCAATCGTCTCGTCCGCCTCTTCAATATTGGATTCCGTATATTGACGCCAACGATTGCCAAATAAAGATGTAAATGATTTATACCAATCCTCTTCAGACTGATATAAATCTTTACGGATGCCGCGCCGGAATGTTGATTCCACCATTTTCATATCTGACAACGTTCT
This sequence is a window from Lentibacillus sp. JNUCC-1. Protein-coding genes within it:
- a CDS encoding GbsR/MarR family transcriptional regulator, whose amino-acid sequence is MTEQHEKDWELYEEKIEKFIQVIAKNMNLYGITSSIGRLYGVLYFSGDPMTLDDMRDALQMSKTSMSTGVRTLSDMKMVESTFRRGIRKDLYQSEEDWYKSFTSLFGNRWRQYTESNIEEADETIAELRTISEQTRDERLQSKIDQDIERLEYARNYYEWLMEFIHVIESGKIFEYIPKK